Proteins co-encoded in one Puniceicoccus vermicola genomic window:
- a CDS encoding transposase: protein LAHHFTGLCREIAPEITRNSGLLAILRTRPGRLSQKQIRRRQELFDKHPTLEPLYLKRWQIHSLLCQKSCTAKKCRSNAKELYRHIEELQQQGFAQLKTLAKTLQQWIEPIATMWRFTKNNAITEGFHRKMKLIQRRAFGFRNFENYRLRVLAQCQ, encoded by the coding sequence ACTCGCTCATCACTTCACGGGCCTTTGCCGTGAGATTGCTCCCGAGATTACCCGCAACAGCGGACTCCTGGCGATCCTGCGAACCCGACCCGGGCGCCTCTCGCAAAAACAGATCCGACGCCGTCAGGAACTCTTCGACAAGCACCCAACCCTCGAGCCCCTCTATCTCAAACGATGGCAAATCCACTCCCTTCTCTGCCAGAAGTCCTGCACAGCAAAGAAGTGTCGATCAAATGCCAAAGAGCTCTATCGACATATCGAAGAACTACAACAACAGGGCTTTGCACAACTCAAAACCCTCGCCAAGACCCTCCAACAATGGATCGAGCCCATCGCCACCATGTGGCGATTTACCAAAAACAATGCCATCACCGAAGGCTTCCACAGAAAAATGAAACTCATCCAAAGAAGAGCCTTCGGCTTCAGAAACTTTGAAAATTACCGACTGCGCGTCCTCGCTCAGTGCCAATGA